ACCTCGGACACGCAAGGCGTTCTGGACGGCGACCTGGACCAGTTCATGGGCGCGGCGCTGGCGGCTCGGGTGGGCGAAACCCGCGAGGGCTGACCCGCCTGACCGGTGCATAAAAAAGGGCGGCCTTTGCGGGCCGCCCTTTCTCGTTGTCAGCACTCGCGCCGATCAGGCTGCAGGCTTGGTTTGGATCGGGGCCTCGACCTTGGCGTCCGTCTTGGCGGGCGCAGGCTTTTCGGCCGCAGCAGGGGTCTCCAGCATATTGGCGCCCGGCGTGTCGCGCTTGGCCTGGGTGCAGCGGCCCTGGAACCAGGCGCCCTGTTCGATCGACAGCTGCTCCTGGGTGATGTCGCCCTCGACGCGCGAGGTGGCGAACAGCTTGACCTGCTTGGCGACGATGGCGCCCGAGACGCGGCCGCGCACCTCAAGGATGTCGGCGTGCACCGTGCCCTCGACCGCGCCGCCTTCGCCGATCACCACGCGCACCACGCGGATGTCGCCTTTCAGAGAGCCGTCGACCTGAAGTTCGCCTGCGCCGGAGATGTTGCCCTCATACTTTACGCCCGCCGATAGGGTCGAAAGGCTGGAGGAACGGGCGGCGGGGCGAGCCGGTTCAGGCGCGCGCGCAGGCGCAGCGGCGATCGGGGCGGCGGGCTCCGGCTTGGGCTGGACCGGCTCAGGCGGCTTGGGAATGCCCATTCCGCCAGAGGGGTTGTTGTCGAACGGTTTGTTCTTATTGAACATTCATGCTCTCCGCGTCACGCCGCGATTATCGGCGTTTGGTCAATGTCAGCCCCTGAGGATGCAATCCCTGGCGACACTTAGCGCGGGCTGAGGCGGAGAGGTCAAGCGGGGCCTTCCGAACCCCGCTCGCCGATCAAAGCGCTTCGACGGCGGCCAGAACCTCTTCGGCGTGGCCCTTGACCTTGACGTTGCGCCAGGCGCGGCGGACCGCGCCCTGGCCGTCGATCAGGAAGGTGGCGCGCTCAATGCCCATATATTCGCGGCCGTAGAGCTTCTTCTGCACCCACACGCCCCAGGCTTCGGTGACCACGCCGTCCTCGTCCGAGCCGAGCACGACCTTGAGGTCATGCTTGGCCTTGAAGCGGTCCAGCTTCTTCACCGTGTCGCGCGACACCCCGATCACGACCGCGTTCGCCGCCGCGAACCGGTCGATCAGGGCCGAGAAGTCCTGACCTTCGGTCGTGCAGCCGGGCGTGTCGGCCTTGGGGTAGAAGTAGAGCACGACGTTCTTGCCCCTCAGCCCGTCCAGCGACACGCGCCCGCCGCCGTCTGTCGCCAGATCGAAAGCAGGGGCGGGCGTATTTTCGGTGATGTCGGTCACAGCGCTCTCCTTAAACCGGGCGCACCAGCACTAGCTTCTTCTTGCCGGCGCCGAGCTTCAGCACGCCGTCCGCGTTCAGGTCGGCCTCTTCAATCAGGCGGGCGCCGTCGTTGACGACCTCGTCGTTCAGGCGAAGACCGCCGCCCTGGGCCAAACGACGCGCTTCGCCATTGGAGCTGCTGAGACCCGCCTTGGTCGTGACGGCGGCGATCATGGCGCCAATCACCTCGTCGCGCGGCAGTTCGACGGTCGGCAGGTCGGCCGACAGCTGACCCTTCTCGAAGGCGGCTTCAGCGGCCGCGCGCGCGGCCTGTGCGGCCTCGGCGCCGTGCAGCATGGAGGTGGTCGCGTCGGCCAGCGCCTTCTTGGCGTCGTTGATCTCGGCGCCTTGAAGCGCCTCATAGCGCTCTATCTGATCCAGCGGCAGGTCGGTGAACAGGCGCATGAAGCGGCCCACGTCGCCGTCTTCGGTGTTGCGCCAGTATTGCCAATAGTCGAACGGCGACAGGGCGTCGGCGTTCAGCCACACGGCGCCGCCGACCGTCTTGCCCATCTTCTGGCCCGAGGCGGTGGACAGCAGCGGCGTGGTCAGGCCGAAGGCGGCCTTGTGGTCCACCTTGCGGGTCAGTTCGACGCCGTTTATGATGTTGCCCCACTGGTCCGAGCCGCCCATCTGCAGCGAACAGCCATAGCGTCGGTTCAGCTCCAGGAAGTCGGTCGCCTGCATCAGCATGTAGTTGAACTCTAGGAAGGTCAGCGGCTGCTCGCGATCCAGGCGCAGCTTGACCGAATCGAAGCTCAGCATCCGGTTGATGGTGAAGTGCGTGCCGTAGTCGCGCAGGAACTGCAGGTAGCCCAGCTGCGACAGCCACTCGTCGTTATCCAGCATGATGGCGTCGGTCGGGCCGTCGCCGAAGGTCAGGAATTTCTCGAACACGCCTTTGATGCCGGCGATGTTCTCGGCGATCTTTTCCTCGGTCAGCAGGGGGCGCTGGGTGTCCTTGAACGAGGGGTCGCCGACCTTGGTCGTGCCGCCGCCCATCAGGACGATCGGCTTGTGTCCGGCCTGCTGAAGACGACGCAGCAGCATGATCTGGATCAGGTGGCCGACGTGCAAGCTGGGCGCCGTCGCATCGAAACCAATATAGCCCGTGACCACGCCCGACGCGGCCGCCTCATCCAGTTCGACCGGGTGGGTGATCTGGTGGATATAGCCGCGCGCCTTCATCAGGCGCAGGAAGTCCGATTTGAAGGCGGTTTCGGAAACGGTTTGGGTCGTGGGCTCGGTCATGGTCGGGTCCGTAGCATCAGAACCGGCGGCCGTCTTCCGAGGAATAATGCCGCCGAGGGAAGGGCGGCAAGGATCGCGGCCGCTCTCTAGTAGAGGCCGTAGTAATAGGCGGCGAAAAGGGCCGGTTGCGCGATCATGGGCGCTAGCTACGTCGCCCCCGACGTGGCAGTCAAGCCGCCATGACGACCTCCCCGAAAAAGACCCTGCGCGTGCTTGGATTCATGACCGGCACCTCGCTCGACGCCGTGGACATGGCGGTGATCGAAACGGACGGCCACGACATCCTGTCTTTCGGCCCCGCCGGCGAGATGAAACTGGACGCAGAGAGCCGCGCCATCATTGAGGACGCCATCGACGACGCCTTCGATTGGGAGCGCGACGAAGAAGAACCGGACAGCTTCGAAGACGCCCGCATGGCGGTGGCCGATGCGCATCTGGCCGCCGCGCTCGGCTTCATGGCGGTGAACGGGGTGAAGTCCAGTGCGCTGGATCTGGTCGGCGTCCACGGCCAAACGGTGCTGCACGAGGCGCCGACGCCCGACCTGCAGGGCCGCACCGTCCAGCTTATCGACGCCGCCAGTGTGGCCGAAGGGCTGGGGGTCCCCGTCGCCTATGATTTCCGCAGCGCCGACGTGGCGGCGGGCGGGCAGGGCGCGCCGCTGGCGCCGATCTATCACGCAGCGCTGGTCCGCAAGGCGGGGATGGAGGGGCCTGTCGCTGTGCTCAATCTGGGCGGGGTCGGCAACATCACCCTGATCCGCGCCGACGGCGACTTGGAGGCCTTCGACACCGGCCCGGCCAACGGCATGGTCGATCTGTTGGTCCAGTCGCGCATGAAGAAGCGGATGGACGAGGGCGGTCGTCTGGCGGCGGCGGGAACGGTCGATCAGGCTGTGCTGGACGCCTATCTAGCCCATCCCTATTTCGCCGCGAGCGGCCCGAAGTCCCTGGATCGTTTCGACTTCTCGCTGGAGCCGGTGGCGGATTTGTCGCTGGAAGACGCCGCCGCCACCCTGACCGCCTTCGCGGCGCAGGCCGTGGCCCTGGCCGTCGCCCGCTGTTCGGAGCAGGCGAAGGAGATCGTCGTTTGCGGCGGCGGGCGTCATAATCCGGCGCTGCTGGCCGCGATCCGCGAGCGCGTCGGCGTCCCTATCTCGACCGCCGAGGACATGGGCTGGCGCGGCGACGCGATCGAGGCCGAGGCCTTCGCCTTCCTGGCCGCGCGCTGTCGTCTGGGCCTGCCGATCAGCTTCCCCGGCACGACAGGCGTTCCGGCCCCTATGACCGGCGGCCGGATTGTCGAACCGGGAGCCGAATAATGGCGGCGTCTTCGCGTTTCTGGGGCGTCGCCAGCGGTCTGGCGGCGGGCGCTCTGTGGGGGCTGGTCTTCCTGGCGCCGAAGATGGTCCCCGAGGCCTCGCCCCTGCTGCTGACGGCGGGTCGCTACCTCGCCTATGGCCTGATCGCGGTCTTGCTGATCGCGCCCCGCTGGCGGCGGGTGACGGCCGCCCTGACGCGCGAAGCGTGGGGCGCGCTGGTCTGGCTGAGCCTGGCGGGGAACCTGGTCTACTTCGCCTTCCTGGTGGTCAGCGTGCATTACGCAGGCGTGGCGGCCTCGGCCCTGATCGTCGGCATGGTGCCCGTAGTCGTGGCCCTATGGGGCCTGCGAGACAACGATTCGCCGCCGCTGTCGCGCGTCGCGCCGCCCATCGCCGTGGCGGCGCTCGCGGTCGGTCTGATCGGGTGGCAGTCCTTGAGCCAGGGCGGCGGCGCCGCGGCGCAAAGCGGCACGGCCACGCTGATCGGTCTGGGGTGCGCCCTGGCTGCCCTGCTGTCCTGGACCGCCTTCGCCGTCGGCAACAGCCGCTGGATGGGGCGCCTGCCCGACGTCACCCCGCATGAGTGGTCGTTGCTGACCGGCGTGGTCACAGGAGGGCTGGCGCTGGTGCTGGTCATCCCGTCGCTGTTCACGTTGGGCGGCATGACGGATGACGCCTGGCTGCGTCTGATCGGCGTCAGCGCGGGCGTGGCGATCTTCGCCTCGGTCATCGGCAACGCCTTCTGGAACCAGGCCAGCCGCCTGCTGCCCCTGACCATGCTCGGCCAGATGATCGTGTCCGAGACCCTGTTCGCCTTTATCTACGGCTTCATCTGGGAACAGCGCGGCCCGACCGTGATCGAGATCGTCGCCATGATCCTGATGATCGTGAGCGTCGTCTGGTGCGTCCGCGCTCACCGTCCGGCGGCTGTGGCCGCTGCGGAAGGCGAACACTGACGAACGGCGCAATTAGAAACGGCGCCCCGAAGATCAGGACGCCGCTTCAATCAGGATATCGCTATGCCGATCAGGCCGGCTTTTCTTCCAGCCGCTTGTCCAGATAGGCGCCGACGCGGCGCTCGACCGCGCCGATGTGGTCCTGCCAGAAGTGGGTCGCGCCTTCTTCCAACTCGTAGTCGATGACGATGCCCTTCTGGGTGCGCAGCTTGTTCACCACGCGCTCGACATCGGCGGGCGGCACCACGGTGTCGGCCGTGCCGTGCAGGAACAGGCCCGAAGCCGGGCAGGGGGCCAGGAAGCTGAAGTCATAGATGTTTGACGGCGGGGACACCGAGATGAAGCCGTCGGTTTCGGGGCGACGCATCAGCAGCTGCATCCCGATATAGGCGCCGAACTGATAGCCGGCGACCCAGGTCTGGGTGGCGGCGGGGTTGTTGGCCTGCAGCCAGTCCAGCGCCGTCGCTGCGTCGGCCAGCTCGCCGATGCCGCTGTCGAACTCGCCCTGCGACTTGCCCACGCCGCGGCTGTTGTAGCGCAAGGTGGCGAAGCCGCGCTGGACGAACAGCTGGTGCATCGTCAGGGCGACGGGGTTGTTCATATGCCCGCCCGCCTTGGGGTGGGGGTGCAGGATCAGGGCGATCGGCGCGTCGGGACGCTTGCCAGGAGAGTAGCGGCCTTCGATGCGGCCGGAGGCGCCAGGCAGGATGACTTCAGGCATGGATGGCGGTCCCTACGATCAACAGTGGTTTCGCGAGCGGATAATACTTGACCACACAGGTAGGACTTTCTAAGTCCCCCCCTGCACGATGCGCTCGCCAGCAAGGCCGGGGGTCTTAGCACAGCGAGCCTGAAAAGCGGTAGAATTTTGAGGTATTGGGATGCGTCTGTCGACCAAGGGACGTTACGCCGTCATGGCGATGGCCGATCTGGCGAAGAACGGCGCCGATCGGGCCGTCTCCCTGGCTGAAATCGCGGCGCGTCAGGAAATCTCGCTCAGCTATCTGGAACAGCTTTTTGCGCGCCTGCGCAAAGGCGGTCTGGTCAAGAGCGTGCGGGGGCCGGGCGGCGGCTATCGGCTGGCCAAGGCGGCGGGCGAGATGGTCGTGGCCGACATTGTTCTGGCCGTTGATGAGCCGATCCGCGCCACGCGCTGCGCCGCCCACGGCACGCCGCGTGGCTGCATGACGGGCGGCGCCCGCTGCATCACCCATGACCTGTGGGAAGATCTGGGCGCAGAGATTCATCGCTATCTAGCCGGGGTCAGCCTCGCCGACGTGGTCGAGAAGCGGACGGGCCGGGCGCGCGTCGGCGCGGACTCGATGGAGGCCGCCGCATGAGCGTTTACCTCGACTACAACGCCTCCGGCCTGGTTCGTCCTGAGGTTCAGGACATCATGGCCAAGGCCTTGGCCGACAACGGCAATCCATCGGCGGTCCACGCCGCCGGACGTCGCGCACGAGCACGCGTCGAGACGGCGCGGGCGCAGGTGGCCGATCTGGTCGGGGCCGATCAGACGGCGATCATCTTCTCTTCGGGCGGCACCGAATCCAATGCTCAGGCCATCCATAGCGCCCTGGCCGCCGGCTGCGAGCGGCTGATCGTCAGCGCGACCGAGCACCCTTGCGTGGCCGAGGCCGCCGCCGTCAGCGGCGCGCCGGTCGAGGTGCTGCCGGTGGATTCGAACGGCGTGGTCGATCTGACCTGGCTGGCCGAGGCGCTGGCGCGCCCGGGTCGCGCGGTCGTCGCCATCCATCACGCCAACAATGAAAGCGGCGTGATCCAGCCGATCGCCGAGGCGGCGAAGCTGGTCCATGCGGCGGGCGGCTGGCTGCACGTCGACGCCATTCAGTCGGCGGGCAAGGTTCCGGTGACGATGAAGGCGCTGGGCGCCGACAGCCTGACCCTCTCGGCGCACAAGCTGGGCGGGCCGCAGGGCGTGGGCGCTTTGGTGCTGAAGGACGGCGTGTCGGCCGTCCGCATCCTGCACGGCGCGGGCCAGGAGCGCGGGCTGCGCGCCGGGACCGAGAACGTGCCGGGCATCGCCGGTTTCGGCGTCGCGGCCGACTGCGCCGCGCGCGATCTGGACGCCGCCATGACGCATGTCGTCTGGCGCGATGCTGCCGAGGCTAAGGTCAAGGCTGCGGGCGCGACGATCATCGGCGGCGCGGTGGAGCGTCTGCCCAACACCCTGTTTATGGCGGTTGAGGGCTGGGACAGCCCGCAGCAGCTGATCACCCTCGACCTTGTCGGGGTCATGGTGTCTGCCGGTTCGGCCTGCTCGTCCGGCAAGGTCAAGCCGTCCAAGGCGATCAGCGCCATGGGTCTTCATCACCTGGCGACCGGGGGCGTGCGCGTCTCCGGCGGCTGGGGCACGACCGAGTCGGACTGGACTCGCTTCGCCGATGCCTGGGTCGCGGCCTGGGAAAAGCATAGTGCGCGCCTGATTGAGCGCGCTAAGGAAGTCGCGTAAATTATGGCTATTGTTCAGGAAACCATCGACACAGTCGCCGCTCTCGAAAAATATGAGCACGGCTTTACGTCGGACATTGAGACGGAATATGCGCCGCGCGGCCTGAGCGCCGACATCGTCCGCTTCATCTCCGAGAAGAAGGGCGAGCCGGAGTGGATGCTGGAATGGCGCCTGGCCGCCTATGAGCGCTGGCTGGCGATGGAGGAGCCGACCTGGGCGGCGGTGAAATACGAGCCCGTCGACTATCAGGACCTCTACTACTACGCCGCGCCGGTGAAGAAGGAGGGGCCGAAGTCGCTGGACGAAGTCGATCCCGAACTGCTGGCCGTCTATGAAAAGCTGGGCATCCCGCTGAAGGAGCAGGAGGTCCTGGCAGGGGTCGAGGGCGCGCCGCGTTATGCCGTGGACGCCGTTTTCGACAGCGTCAGCGTGGTCACCACCTTCAAGGAGGAGCTGGCCAAGCACG
Above is a window of Brevundimonas naejangsanensis DNA encoding:
- a CDS encoding anhydro-N-acetylmuramic acid kinase, whose translation is MTTSPKKTLRVLGFMTGTSLDAVDMAVIETDGHDILSFGPAGEMKLDAESRAIIEDAIDDAFDWERDEEEPDSFEDARMAVADAHLAAALGFMAVNGVKSSALDLVGVHGQTVLHEAPTPDLQGRTVQLIDAASVAEGLGVPVAYDFRSADVAAGGQGAPLAPIYHAALVRKAGMEGPVAVLNLGGVGNITLIRADGDLEAFDTGPANGMVDLLVQSRMKKRMDEGGRLAAAGTVDQAVLDAYLAHPYFAASGPKSLDRFDFSLEPVADLSLEDAAATLTAFAAQAVALAVARCSEQAKEIVVCGGGRHNPALLAAIRERVGVPISTAEDMGWRGDAIEAEAFAFLAARCRLGLPISFPGTTGVPAPMTGGRIVEPGAE
- a CDS encoding DMT family transporter, whose amino-acid sequence is MAASSRFWGVASGLAAGALWGLVFLAPKMVPEASPLLLTAGRYLAYGLIAVLLIAPRWRRVTAALTREAWGALVWLSLAGNLVYFAFLVVSVHYAGVAASALIVGMVPVVVALWGLRDNDSPPLSRVAPPIAVAALAVGLIGWQSLSQGGGAAAQSGTATLIGLGCALAALLSWTAFAVGNSRWMGRLPDVTPHEWSLLTGVVTGGLALVLVIPSLFTLGGMTDDAWLRLIGVSAGVAIFASVIGNAFWNQASRLLPLTMLGQMIVSETLFAFIYGFIWEQRGPTVIEIVAMILMIVSVVWCVRAHRPAAVAAAEGEH
- a CDS encoding alpha/beta hydrolase produces the protein MPEVILPGASGRIEGRYSPGKRPDAPIALILHPHPKAGGHMNNPVALTMHQLFVQRGFATLRYNSRGVGKSQGEFDSGIGELADAATALDWLQANNPAATQTWVAGYQFGAYIGMQLLMRRPETDGFISVSPPSNIYDFSFLAPCPASGLFLHGTADTVVPPADVERVVNKLRTQKGIVIDYELEEGATHFWQDHIGAVERRVGAYLDKRLEEKPA
- a CDS encoding Rrf2 family transcriptional regulator is translated as MRLSTKGRYAVMAMADLAKNGADRAVSLAEIAARQEISLSYLEQLFARLRKGGLVKSVRGPGGGYRLAKAAGEMVVADIVLAVDEPIRATRCAAHGTPRGCMTGGARCITHDLWEDLGAEIHRYLAGVSLADVVEKRTGRARVGADSMEAAA
- a CDS encoding bactofilin family protein, with amino-acid sequence MFNKNKPFDNNPSGGMGIPKPPEPVQPKPEPAAPIAAAPARAPEPARPAARSSSLSTLSAGVKYEGNISGAGELQVDGSLKGDIRVVRVVIGEGGAVEGTVHADILEVRGRVSGAIVAKQVKLFATSRVEGDITQEQLSIEQGAWFQGRCTQAKRDTPGANMLETPAAAEKPAPAKTDAKVEAPIQTKPAA
- a CDS encoding cysteine desulfurase family protein, yielding MSVYLDYNASGLVRPEVQDIMAKALADNGNPSAVHAAGRRARARVETARAQVADLVGADQTAIIFSSGGTESNAQAIHSALAAGCERLIVSATEHPCVAEAAAVSGAPVEVLPVDSNGVVDLTWLAEALARPGRAVVAIHHANNESGVIQPIAEAAKLVHAAGGWLHVDAIQSAGKVPVTMKALGADSLTLSAHKLGGPQGVGALVLKDGVSAVRILHGAGQERGLRAGTENVPGIAGFGVAADCAARDLDAAMTHVVWRDAAEAKVKAAGATIIGGAVERLPNTLFMAVEGWDSPQQLITLDLVGVMVSAGSACSSGKVKPSKAISAMGLHHLATGGVRVSGGWGTTESDWTRFADAWVAAWEKHSARLIERAKEVA
- the tyrS gene encoding tyrosine--tRNA ligase, which translates into the protein MTEPTTQTVSETAFKSDFLRLMKARGYIHQITHPVELDEAAASGVVTGYIGFDATAPSLHVGHLIQIMLLRRLQQAGHKPIVLMGGGTTKVGDPSFKDTQRPLLTEEKIAENIAGIKGVFEKFLTFGDGPTDAIMLDNDEWLSQLGYLQFLRDYGTHFTINRMLSFDSVKLRLDREQPLTFLEFNYMLMQATDFLELNRRYGCSLQMGGSDQWGNIINGVELTRKVDHKAAFGLTTPLLSTASGQKMGKTVGGAVWLNADALSPFDYWQYWRNTEDGDVGRFMRLFTDLPLDQIERYEALQGAEINDAKKALADATTSMLHGAEAAQAARAAAEAAFEKGQLSADLPTVELPRDEVIGAMIAAVTTKAGLSSSNGEARRLAQGGGLRLNDEVVNDGARLIEEADLNADGVLKLGAGKKKLVLVRPV
- a CDS encoding peroxiredoxin yields the protein MTDITENTPAPAFDLATDGGGRVSLDGLRGKNVVLYFYPKADTPGCTTEGQDFSALIDRFAAANAVVIGVSRDTVKKLDRFKAKHDLKVVLGSDEDGVVTEAWGVWVQKKLYGREYMGIERATFLIDGQGAVRRAWRNVKVKGHAEEVLAAVEAL